Proteins from a single region of Meriones unguiculatus strain TT.TT164.6M chromosome 21, Bangor_MerUng_6.1, whole genome shotgun sequence:
- the LOC110544280 gene encoding olfactory receptor 4A16-like, protein MGQSNNVTEFILLGLTQDPAGRKALFVMFLLIYIVTIVGNLLIVVTVIASPSLGSPMYFFLACLSLMDAIYSTAFSPKLLMDLICNTRTISVSACIGQLFVEHLFGGAEVFLLVFMAYDRYVAICKPLHYMSIMSHQVCILLLAVACAGGFAHSLVQVIFVYNLPFCGPNIIDHFICDMYPLLELACTDTYLIGLTVVANGGAICMTVFILLLVSYGIIVNSLKTQSEEGRHKTLSTCSSHITVVVLFFVPCIFMYVRPVSNFPIDKSLTVVYTVITPMLNPLIYTLRNSEIKICMEKLWCKRLTMEKLRMFF, encoded by the coding sequence ATGGGACAGAGCAACAATGTGACAGAATTTATCCTACTAGGCCTCACTCAGGATCCTGCTGGGAGAAAAGCATTATTTGTCATGTTTTTACTCATCTATATTGTGACAATAGTGGGCAACCTGCTCATTGTGGTGACAGTGATTGCCAGCCCTTCCCTGGGCTCCCCAATGTACTTTTTCCTTGCTTGTTTGTCACTCATGGATGCTATTTATTCCACTGCTTTCTCACCCAAGTTGCTTATGGACTTAATCTGCAACACAAGAACAATTTCAGTTTCTGCTTGCATAGGCCAGCTATTTGTAGAGCACTTATTTGGTGGTGCTGAGGTCTTCCTTCTAGTTTTTATGGCCTATGatcgctatgtggccatctgtaaaCCCCTGCATTATATGTCTATCATGAGTCATCAGGTTTGTATTCTCCTGTTGGCGGTAGCCTGTGCTGGAGGTTTTGCCCACTCTTTGGTTCAAGTTATCTTTGTTTACAACCTCCCTTTTTGTGGCCCCAATATTATCGATCACTTTATCTGTGACATGTACCCATTATTGGAATTAGCGTGTACTGACACTTACTTAATTGGACTCACTGTGGTTGCCAATGGTGGAGCAATTTGTATGACAGTCTTCATCCTTCTCCTAGTCTCCTATGGAATTATTGTAAACTCTCTTAAGACTCAAAGTGAGGAAGGGAGACACAAAACCCTGTCCACCTGCAGCTCCCACATCACAGTGGTTGTCCTCTTTTTTGTTCCCTGTATTTTCATGTATGTTAGACCTGTCTCCAACTTTCCTATTGATAAGTCCCTGACTGTAGTTTATACAGTTATCACTCCCATGTTGAATCCTTTAATATACACTCTGAGAAATTCAGAGATAAAAATTTGTATGGAAAAACTTTGGTGTAAAAGATTAACTATGGAAAAATTGAGAATGTTTTTTTAA